CACCATCATTACTAAAGGGTTTTATCGTGACTTCCTATTCGAGTTGAGTTTCAGTAATTTTGCTTACTCTGATTTTGTTGAAATAAGGCTGTCATTAAATCCTGTTCTCATGAGGAGAATTCCTTTGTAACAGGGTGGCTTTACAGCTCTAGATATTTTGGCGGTCGAGTGGATTCAATCTGGGCAAATACACTTTGGCTCAACTGTTTCATACTATGGTTTTATTAGTGATGGTAACCTCATATCTAAGTTAATATGTTTATTCATTTTCAGTAGTTTTAGTTCTGATTATTTGGACACATTTTTAACTGATTTACTGGTTAGCTGCTAGATCTTCTAGTCTGAAAGAATAGTTTGAAATCTCATGTGCCTTAAATAAATTCTAGGATTGAGCTTGCACTTTGGTGTGGTGATTCAGTCACCCCTTTGCAATTTAGTATGGGAAAGTATTGTATCATCAATTACTCGAGGAAATTCTTAGGTGGTGTAACATTGTATACAATAAGCACACCAGTCGAGGGAAAATATATTGTTTAGTTCCATTTTAATTTGAAATATGTTATTGGTTCTGAACTGCATTTTTACTGATCATAGGAGAGCATCCAAGTCCCAAGTTGTGAATAATATGTGTGCTTTGACAGCATGTGGTTGCTAAGCCTGTGGTAAATTAGCTTTCCTTTATTTGTTGCATGATATAAAGTTTTTATATAGAGACTAAACCACATTATGAATATTCTTCATGCCTTTCAAGATTGGAGTACATTTTATAATTGCGAAAGATTATGTATCTGAATGGGGAATTTCCTTATATGCCACTGAGAAAACTCATAATCCCTTGTATGCTTTGGTGTGTCTATGACACATGGACCCTTCACAGTCATTTTTCCGATCCAAATTGACTGTGTTCGTTGAAATTTAGTTTATCTGTCCACTTTCATATATTTGCATCTGTGAAAATTGGTGAATGTTGAGAACTGAGAAGTAAGCTGAAAAGTTTCTTATTATTTTGCTGCAGTCCTGGAACTTTCTGAGAAATATCAAAAGAAATTTGGTCCTCTTCGATATTTCGTGGCTGGAATACTCAAATTTTTGTGTTTGCCTAGCTACTTTTATGAGTTAGAATATCTTCCTTTGTCAAAGGAGATGGCCACGAATGGAAAAGGTACAGATCAAGACAAGAACCAGTTGTCCAATGTCTATACTGATGTAATGCATGGCAGATCAAAGAGAGAAGGAATTCCTCGAGCCTCCAGTTTGTCCAGTATTGATTCTATTATGACTCCAAGTCGGATGTCACTTGGGGATGTTGATACATCTGGTAGTACAGTTGCAAGCACTGAACCGTCAGACTATGTGCGTGGTCTTGATCCGAAAGCAAAACGCTTATCTCTGGGAAGAAGTAACATTGTTTCTGAACCTGAAGAAGTGCTACACCCTCAACCACATCATGGATCGTTCTGGCCAAGAACCAGGTCAAAAGCAAGGACCGAGAGAAATTCCGTTGGTGTGACGTCTACTAATGACACACAGTTGTCTTGGGCAGCCCCATCAATGCATGACAAGGAAGACATTTCCTCAACAATATCAGATCCAGGACCTATTTGGGACTCTGAACCAAAATGGGACACTGGGCCAAAATGGGACAGTGAGCTAACTTGGGAGCCTGACCACCCCATTGAACTTCCTGGACCACCAGAGGACCGGGAAATTGGAGCACCAATGGAACTTGTGCCAAATTTGGATGAGAAATGGGTTGTTAGGAAAGGACACTTTCTTGGTGTCCTAATATGCAATCACTCATGCAAGACAGTGCAGAGTTTGAGTTCACAGGTTGTTGCACCGAAAGCCACCCATGATGACAACAGTTTGGACTTACTTTTAGTTGGCGGAAAGGGAAGATGGAAGTTGCTGAGATTTTTCATACAGCTGCAATTCGGTCGCCATCTTTCTTTGCCCTATGTGGAATATGTAAAGGTATTTTAACTGCATCCTTTGCTCAAGCTATTGTCCATCTCTCCCTTTTTTGCATTAGTGTAGTAGCTTTGTTTCGATTTTTGGGAggcaaaatatatttcataggGGCAAGGCTAATCTTATCGCATTATCTACTTGGTGATTCTGAATAACTTTAAACTGGATCTATGTCATAGTTCTGCATCAAGTTGAGCATGTTCTTATGCATTCTAAGAAGGTGCATCTTCCGCTTTAAATGCatattttccttcctttttaggGGGAAATATATTCTTATGATCAACATGTCCCATATGGGACTATTGAGCTTGTTAATTAAGTTGTAAGGTGTATGTTCAGCATTTCTTGTTGATCTTGATTATTTGAAACCTCAAACAGAATGGTTGGGTCTGTGTCGTGTTCATTTACATCAGCTCTAGTCATGGACCACTGAGGGTTGCTTAAAATAAGAGAATTAGCGTATGAAAGCAGCCGCTCCATTTTTTTTCACAAAAGCTGTTTATATTTCTTAATAAGAATGCTGAATCAATCTTAATGCTGATCTGACATTGACACAGGTGAAGTCAGTTAAGCTTAAACCTGGTGCAAACACTCACAATGGCTGTGGTATAGATGGCGAGCTTTGCCGTGTCAAGGGACAGGTACTCTGCTCCCTGCTTCCAGAGCAATGCAGGCTTATGGGCCGACAATGTAGACAATCTATTTAAGTGCCGTGTTGAATTTCATGGGTTCTGGGGTCTCTTTCCACTTCTAACAACTAATGTTTATATATGGATACTTGCTGATGACGGTCGAGCGTGGGTTGGTGGTGCAGGTCATGAGAGTTTGAACTGGACAAGTAATGTTGTGAGGTTCCTGTATATTTGAGTGGTTAtaggatgatatgttgattctttttatttatattaATTTTTCTTATATATTTTCTATAGAATAATTCCTTTCCCTTGGCATGGCGGGGGCTTTGGTGTTCTTGACTGCCCTCGGGTCCCATGCTTTCGTTTTATCAGTACATTAACTTTTTTCACACAGATAAATATGATTTGACTGAATCTTAATTCCATTGCCAAACATCCTTATTCCTTACTCTACACCTTTGATAGAATTATTAATTAGGTGATGTGATGGTATCATTAGAGGTTGCATGGTTGGTATTATTTTGCGTTGGTGGCGGTTGGTGATTAGAGGTTGCATGGTTGATATTACGATGGTGGTGGTCGGGGAAATTGGATGTATGGAAAGAGGACAATGGATCCACGAAGGAATTCATGGGAGGTAGGGTTTTTTTGAGATAATAAGATTAAGATGTACTCCAGttattttatttggatgagGCTAATTTACAGCCGGCGGTAAATTAGGCCGGCCGTACAGCCCCTCCTTTTCTGGAAAGGAGACAAATCCTGTACAGCTACTATTCCTTTTGTAGCAAAAAAAATTTGTCATCAAGCAACTTTGATGCGGATGAATGGATGCGCTGTGCATAATTTCTCTCGCCAGAACTTGCCCGAACAACTCCATAGGTATAATTGCGCATCACTAAGCAAATAATTCTGCACGGGCAAAACTGCAAATAATTATGCACGAGCAAACTGCACACCGACACACGCTATCAATATTCTTATAAAAGTTGCACATAGTTCAGATCTACAGTACATGGCTAAAAACCCTAGCAATTTGTGGCCATAGCTGCACAACAAAGACGGCGTGACCGCGCATTCCTGCAATATATACTACTTAATTTACAGTGTTGCATGACAAGTACTACTTATTTACATTGCTGCATCATCTTACACCCTGCACAAAAAGTCAGAACATATACTCCCAATATGAATGGACACAACATTTGCTTCCTTGCTTGAACTATTGCAAATCATATTGGCTTCCCAGAACATTATTGCACTTCGTATTTGTATTCATGTTGCACTTCTCAAAAAGGCCAGGTGAGCTGAAGAACTAGCTTCTGCCATAAAATGAAAATTTCTCATACAGTAATAAGCATATTAGTTAAAATAAAAGGTGTAGGCACATTATATGAACTCACAAGCAACATAGAATAAATATGCAAGCAGGTAAGAACAGCACTTCAGAATGTAAAAATActaaactaaaataaataaattgctTGATGATTTAGCAAAAGTTGCCAACAAAATGAATCCGAGAGAGTATATGGTACTGAATACCAAcctgttcttcttccttggatATATGTTGGCTAAGACATGTATCTATTTCTCCTGTACATGATGCAAGTTCCCTACGAATAAGGCCAGTGGATATTTTTGTACTGCATTAATCCCAAAACATAGAAAAAATAATATTGAGCATCCCAATGGTAGTCTGCATAATTTTGTTTCCATAATGGCAGATAATATTCTAccttcaaaaaaatattattgagCATCTAGTGAACCGCAAGTCCGCAACATCCAAACAAGTCACAGTGAACCAAGCCTCTGATAAATAGATACAACAAGACTAAATGATCCAACTCACAATAAACAAACCACCTGCGGCATCCAAAAACTGACTAGACTCAGTTCGTAAATAGATAAGCAAGGAGAGGATATTCAGGCTACGAGAAAGAGCAGAGGTAGAAATTACTGAAACCAACTACTATCTCTGCTATTGAAACTACACACAACCTGCCAACCAACGCAAACAACAAAATATAAATTCCATATATGATAGTAATGCACTACAGTAGAGCTAACAAACATAGGGGACAACTTGAGAACATGTGTGGCAACTCAGCTGTTGTTAAACACCAACGCACATAATTTGCccaaaaaaattattatttagCCTAACGAAGAACAGTAATTTGCCTAACTAATAAAAATGATTTGCCTATCTAAGAAAAATACTTTCCTAGCTGAGAACAGTTCTTTGGCTACCTAAGAATGACACTTTTCCTAAAATGACGACATACTTTTGCCTAACTAGGAGTAACAATATTGACTAACAGAATCACAATTTTTATGACAAGAACTAGGACATTCTACTGGAATTTAAATTCTGAACACAACAGCTAATGCTAGGAAGAAAAGGACATTATAGATGAACATAATATATTATGCATGCCAAGGTAAAAGAAGGCTTCATTTTCATTACTAAAAAAGAGTGTAGTTAGTTCACTGTAATGCTTTTAGATATCCAGATTACAACTTGTCATGAATTTCAAGGGCCATGACATTTTAGGAAAACTGGAGAGTAATTTTGCTTGTCAGCTAGAGTCCTtggagcaaaaaaaaatgatagtaAGAGTTTATTTTCATTCTTTGGGCTGCAATCTCCATTATTCACTAACTTTGATAGATGGAAACTATGAGTGGCTTACCAGATTCAGTCTAGCATATGACTAACATGAACATTATTGTGCTACAAGCAGAGCAAAAAAAGGATGGTGGTGTTATCCTAGAAGCTTTCACTAAACTCAGACTACATCTCCTTGTGTCATCATAGGACTTACATTGTACtagcattgtcaaatcatggactaattaggcttaatagattcatctcgccgtttagcctccacttatataatgggttttataaataatctacgtttaatacttctaattagtatataaacatttgatatgacgggtgctaaaaataaatcaaagtaaCCAAACGGGGCCCAAATGACAGGAAGCAACTAAAATTGTCGAAACGTCACAGTGCGTCGTACTGTTGTTGGGCGAAACTTTGGTGGGTCATGGGCTCATGGTGACTTGCATGAACACGATAAGGGTCATCAGAACAGCTTTTTTAGAACTTTCGAAGAGGGCGataagcttgggggctacaCGGACAGCACAGTACCACCATCCAAAGGAGAATTGAAATTCCGAGTTCCTGACCGTCGTCTCGCTCGTCCCAATCCCAAGCAGCTGATTCATTTGATCATTTCTGCCCGAGGACCACCCGGAGTTAAACCGCTGCCGTGGCCTCT
This portion of the Setaria viridis chromosome 7, Setaria_viridis_v4.0, whole genome shotgun sequence genome encodes:
- the LOC117863968 gene encoding sphingoid long-chain bases kinase 1 — its product is MDGSELENPTSRSSSQKSSRRSSSRRSQKSAGQHSSPSTQEKRSKLRSLRQKHLVIDDTDVKKGKSHDHKIDVADERSNFLGYEVYAGKLLFDKKNKSTSDNNQLPANGKGGAVDARLTSKALIWGSSVLLLEDVISVSYNSGVKYFTVHAYPTKKSLFGKTRRVQTDFCFVASILDEAILWVTCFAEQSIYVNLLPRPGVSSINQDSDNPLSESLFDQPPIKCKSPQRVLVILNPRSGHGRSSKVFHEKAEPIFKLAGFQMEVVKTTHAGHAKSLVSTFDFSTCPDGIVCVGGDGIVNEVLNGLLIRSDRTEAVSIPVGIIPAGSDNSLVWTVLGVRDPITASLLIVKGGFTALDILAVEWIQSGQIHFGSTVSYYGFISDVLELSEKYQKKFGPLRYFVAGILKFLCLPSYFYELEYLPLSKEMATNGKGTDQDKNQLSNVYTDVMHGRSKREGIPRASSLSSIDSIMTPSRMSLGDVDTSGSTVASTEPSDYVRGLDPKAKRLSLGRSNIVSEPEEVLHPQPHHGSFWPRTRSKARTERNSVGVTSTNDTQLSWAAPSMHDKEDISSTISDPGPIWDSEPKWDTGPKWDSELTWEPDHPIELPGPPEDREIGAPMELVPNLDEKWVVRKGHFLGVLICNHSCKTVQSLSSQVVAPKATHDDNSLDLLLVGGKGRWKLLRFFIQLQFGRHLSLPYVEYVKVKSVKLKPGANTHNGCGIDGELCRVKGQVLCSLLPEQCRLMGRQCRQSI